The DNA segment GAACCCGGGGTCGAAGTCGAGGATGTGCAGGGTGCCTTTTTTGCAGCCTCGGGTGTAGGCGGTGATCTCGAACTTGTCCTGCGCAATGGTCCTTTGGGGGGGCGTGAATGTCATCCGGCCATCCAGCTCCTGGGGAATGCGTTTGATGTCGACCCGCTCCCCGAGGTTGATGACCACGGCGTCCTTGCCGTTGCGCACCGAATCGAACAGGTAGTTCATGGCCACGGCGAACTTGTGTGTGCCGCGCTCGCCCTCGAGGATGATGCACCCGTCGCGTTCGAACTCTTCGGCATTTCTTTTATCGGCATTATCGTAGATCAGCTTGTCGATCTCGCTGATGCCGAATGAGACGACGCTTTTCCCTTGGCTGTTGCTTGTATTCTGTTGGTCTTCCTTCTCTGATTGTTTTCTACGCTTGGCCTGAATGATCTGGTGGTGCATTGAGACGAAAATTCTGAACACGGGATCATCGACTCTGATTTTAAAGGGATGCTTGCCGAACACGTGGCGCTGGTAGCGGCTCTTGGTGATTTCGATGATCTTGACCTTGTATTCTGAGCGCTCGTCCCAGTCGAGGGTGATAACGATATCGGCCAGGAATTCGACGTCGGAGATCAGCGGCGACGAGCCGTTGTCCAGCGAGGATTGATCCTGCTCGTAGAGGAAAATGCTCAGGGGAACGTGGCGTGAGAAGAGGGTGAAGATGCGGTAGAGCTGCTCGCGGGTCAGCGGATTGCACGAGAAGACGTTGAGGCTGTCTACGACAATCGCCAGGATTCGGTCGAGTTTCTTGCTGCCGGCCCGCGATTCCTCGATCAGGCGCGAGATCTGTTTGAAGCGCTGCCAGAAAACGTTGTCAGCCGGCTGATCTCCCTCCTCGAGAAACCGTGGCGAGAGCTTGGGAAAAAGCACCACGCGCTGCTCTTGTGCATCCTCGACCACTTTTTCAAACAGCAGCCGACGGTGCTCGGTCTCGTCCGGTAGCGGGATCGAGCCCTCGGATTTAGCGATCAGCTGGTAATTCTCCAACATGGCATATTTTGGTTTTGGACCCTTGAGCTTTTCACAGATCATGCGTCGACCGACCTCGATCAGCGGCGTGAGAG comes from the Candidatus Alcyoniella australis genome and includes:
- a CDS encoding ATPase domain-containing protein, with amino-acid sequence MDNSIKDPDSMVIDTGINTLNGLLDELSEDCKPRGIVLPGTDMAAGDPFWSWFNQGVTVLLKGPAGLGKSTLALEILSKAFLAKCDIKGQCLSDHVRDKGVCVYYSIEQALTPLIEVGRRMICEKLKGPKPKYAMLENYQLIAKSEGSIPLPDETEHRRLLFEKVVEDAQEQRVVLFPKLSPRFLEEGDQPADNVFWQRFKQISRLIEESRAGSKKLDRILAIVVDSLNVFSCNPLTREQLYRIFTLFSRHVPLSIFLYEQDQSSLDNGSSPLISDVEFLADIVITLDWDERSEYKVKIIEITKSRYQRHVFGKHPFKIRVDDPVFRIFVSMHHQIIQAKRRKQSEKEDQQNTSNSQGKSVVSFGISEIDKLIYDNADKRNAEEFERDGCIILEGERGTHKFAVAMNYLFDSVRNGKDAVVINLGERVDIKRIPQELDGRMTFTPPQRTIAQDKFEITAYTRGCKKGTLHILDFDPGFLLAEEFIGIFDEFIEKHPNIERVLFNSTAHLPLRFPLLHAERIFMPMLINYLKEKHIGSLFIAVNGPGADDQLLFGLRAMADIIIKLGIIDRTRYLVTPQNTVYLPKKWKTDIRQKAMTISVENITGKVYKKDWRLVFIEYCISDDPSQKPFNLLHLVPYTQKYIGRQPLLRRGVT